From Aliamphritea hakodatensis:
CAATTGTTGTGCTGATTATGATCAACGTTGTGATGATTCTGATCGGCATGCTGATGGATGATGTCAGTGGTGTGTTGCTGGCTTCTCCGCTGTTATTCCCGATCGTGGTTGAATTGGGGGTTGATCCGATTCAGTTTGCAGCAATTGTGGGCGTTAATCTGGGGATGGGCAATATCACACCGCCGACAGCTCCGCTGCTGTATCTGGGGTCCCGGGTGACGAATGTACGTGTCAGCGCGATGCTGAAGCCGACGTTGATTATGATTGCATTTGCCTGGATACCGACGCTGATTATTACGACTTATGTACCGCAGGTATCACTGTTCTTGCCAGAGTTATTGATGGGCTGAATGCTGATGTAAAGATCACGGTTCAAACCCCCGGCTGTTTCGGCACCGGGGGTTTTTTTATGTGTCAGTCAGAAGGGGGGCTGTCAGGGAGAATGATTGCTGGTACTGCGATGGGGTTGCCATCAACATCGAACAGCGGCGTGGGACGGTTTAAACCGCAGATTTTCCAGAGAAGCAGGCGAACGGCAATTTTCAGGCCGACAGTCACAGGCATTCCCTGATGCCTGCGGGCGGCTATCCGGTTGCCGGTTGCGTGTCTGGCGTGAATATAGCCCTGAACGTCTCCCAGACTTTGCTGGCGTTCTTGCGGGGCCAGCCGGATAAAACTGTGTATCAGGCCAATAAAGGGAACGCCGGCTGTCAGTGTATTACCGATCGGTGTATGGCAGCAGCGGGTATACCAGCGGAATGTTCCTTTGGGAGACAGTTTCAGGCATGCGATATGCTCAGAGCCTTCCGTGATCCGCAAACGGGCCGGCGGTATCTGAAACACTTCGGTACCGCCATCGCTATCCAGAACAGACGGGTGGTCTCCAGTCCGACGGTGTGTTTTAAGATGGTGTGCAAATGCCTGGCAGCTGCGGCAGTAACAGACCAGACGGTTGCCACTGGTGGGTGAGGCATGTTTGACGATGCCCTTAACGGCTCCACAATCGCATTGCAGGGGAATATCAGTCATGGTCAGGCTCTTTATCAGGATGTGCTGCCGATCCCTCTGGCCATTGAGACCGCCAGTAATGGCATCAGCAGCAGTAACAGCA
This genomic window contains:
- a CDS encoding DUF6151 family protein; protein product: MTDIPLQCDCGAVKGIVKHASPTSGNRLVCYCRSCQAFAHHLKTHRRTGDHPSVLDSDGGTEVFQIPPARLRITEGSEHIACLKLSPKGTFRWYTRCCHTPIGNTLTAGVPFIGLIHSFIRLAPQERQQSLGDVQGYIHARHATGNRIAARRHQGMPVTVGLKIAVRLLLWKICGLNRPTPLFDVDGNPIAVPAIILPDSPPSD